In Horticoccus luteus, the following proteins share a genomic window:
- the ispE gene encoding 4-(cytidine 5'-diphospho)-2-C-methyl-D-erythritol kinase: MQVSLFSPAKLNLSLAITGRRADGFHDLVSVVAPLTWGDTLHAEGTETRGETLLTCDDPALATDETNLVRKAAGLFRATTGWQGGVRFRLEKRIPTGAGLGGGSSNAVAALRALQRVSGCVVAPETMLRMAAAAGSDCPLFLADGPVIMRGRGERVEALPESGARRLVGRRVLVCKPAFGIATAWAYGRLADGVARGVAAYAAGEKVEDGLQRWLQSENAPAEALLNNTFEQVAFAKFVALPTLAAWVEARCGVTLHLSGSGSACFALLGPEVDATHVAVCVREAWGASALVVESALAGNGAPVRF, translated from the coding sequence ATGCAGGTCAGCCTCTTTAGTCCGGCCAAGCTCAATCTCTCGCTCGCGATCACGGGACGGCGCGCGGATGGGTTTCACGACCTCGTGTCGGTGGTCGCGCCGCTGACGTGGGGCGACACGTTGCATGCGGAGGGGACGGAAACGCGTGGGGAGACGCTGCTAACCTGCGACGATCCGGCGCTCGCGACGGACGAGACGAACCTCGTGCGGAAGGCGGCCGGGTTGTTTCGCGCGACGACCGGCTGGCAGGGCGGCGTGCGTTTCCGGCTCGAGAAACGCATCCCCACGGGGGCGGGCTTGGGCGGCGGCAGCAGTAACGCGGTGGCGGCGTTGCGGGCGTTGCAGCGAGTGTCGGGCTGCGTGGTGGCGCCGGAAACGATGCTGCGAATGGCGGCGGCGGCGGGGTCGGATTGCCCGCTGTTTCTGGCGGATGGTCCGGTGATCATGCGCGGGCGGGGCGAACGGGTGGAGGCGTTGCCGGAGTCGGGCGCACGGCGCTTGGTCGGGCGGCGGGTGCTCGTCTGCAAACCGGCGTTTGGCATCGCGACGGCGTGGGCGTATGGCCGATTGGCGGATGGGGTGGCGCGCGGCGTGGCGGCGTATGCGGCGGGAGAGAAAGTCGAGGACGGGCTTCAGCGCTGGCTGCAAAGCGAAAATGCGCCGGCGGAGGCGTTGTTGAACAATACATTCGAGCAAGTGGCGTTCGCGAAATTTGTGGCGTTGCCGACGCTGGCGGCGTGGGTCGAGGCGCGGTGCGGGGTGACGTTGCATCTGAGTGGCAGCGGGAGCGCGTGCTTCGCGTTATTGGGCCCGGAAGTGGATGCGACGCACGTGGCGGTGTGCGTGCGCGAGGCTTGGGGCGCGTCGGCGTTGGTCGTCGAATCTGCGCTGGCGGGAAACGGCGCGCCGGTGCGATTTTAA
- a CDS encoding cob(I)yrinic acid a,c-diamide adenosyltransferase produces MSIATRTGDDGTTSLLFGQRVPKGHPQIEAVGACDELNAALGVAKAADANPTRRQQLTLIQHDLIALMGEIACAEGDLARYEKSKFRRLQPEDLSRLDDAVAALEKQSLDLSGWATPGATPTSAALEVARTAARRAERRMSALAAAGRGLRPLLGRYMNRVSDLLWLLAREAESG; encoded by the coding sequence ATGAGCATCGCCACGCGCACCGGCGATGACGGGACAACCTCCCTGCTCTTCGGCCAGCGTGTGCCGAAAGGTCATCCGCAAATCGAGGCGGTCGGGGCGTGTGATGAACTCAACGCCGCCCTCGGTGTGGCCAAAGCGGCTGACGCAAATCCGACCAGACGTCAGCAGCTCACCTTGATTCAACACGACTTGATTGCCCTCATGGGCGAAATCGCGTGCGCGGAAGGCGATCTCGCTCGTTACGAAAAGTCGAAGTTCCGCCGCCTGCAGCCCGAAGACCTAAGCCGGCTCGACGACGCCGTGGCCGCATTGGAAAAACAGTCGCTCGATCTCTCCGGTTGGGCGACACCCGGCGCCACGCCAACCTCCGCAGCGCTGGAAGTCGCCCGCACCGCAGCGCGCCGCGCGGAGCGGCGCATGAGCGCCCTCGCCGCCGCCGGGCGCGGGCTGCGGCCCTTGCTCGGCAGGTACATGAATCGTGTCTCGGACCTGCTCTGGCTGCTCGCGCGCGAAGCCGAAAGCGGTTAG
- a CDS encoding methyltransferase domain-containing protein, with amino-acid sequence MTAANFDRLARIYAALERLAFGGALERARFRFLDELRDRKNILVLGEGDGRCLARLVHLAPHARIQCVDASAAMLATAAQRLRGNVHPAAVQFTQADARQLALPTDEFDAIVTLFFLDCFTAAEAGGLLAKLSLAARRDCLWLYADFALPAEGWRRWRARLWLDVLYFFFRRVTRISARALPEIPAMMIDRGWHHIAHDEWQAGLLRSDVWSRV; translated from the coding sequence ATGACCGCCGCCAACTTCGATCGACTCGCGCGCATTTACGCCGCCCTGGAACGGCTCGCATTCGGCGGCGCGCTCGAACGCGCCCGGTTTCGTTTTTTGGACGAACTCCGTGACCGGAAAAATATTCTCGTCTTGGGCGAAGGCGACGGCCGCTGCCTCGCCCGGCTCGTGCACCTCGCACCGCACGCGCGCATCCAATGCGTCGATGCCAGTGCCGCGATGCTCGCCACCGCCGCACAGCGCCTCCGCGGGAACGTTCACCCCGCCGCGGTGCAATTCACGCAAGCCGATGCGCGCCAACTGGCGTTGCCCACGGATGAATTCGACGCGATCGTCACGCTCTTCTTTCTCGACTGCTTTACCGCCGCGGAAGCGGGTGGTTTGCTCGCGAAGCTTTCGCTGGCCGCTCGGCGAGACTGCCTTTGGCTGTATGCTGATTTCGCGTTGCCCGCGGAAGGATGGCGTCGCTGGCGAGCGCGACTCTGGTTGGACGTGTTGTATTTCTTCTTTCGCCGCGTCACCCGAATCTCGGCGCGGGCGTTGCCTGAAATTCCCGCTATGATGATTGACCGCGGCTGGCACCACATCGCGCATGACGAATGGCAGGCCGGGCTTTTGCGCAGCGATGTCTGGTCACGCGTCTGA
- a CDS encoding DUF6580 family putative transport protein, translating to MLIAALLLVLACGYRVVAALTPDLANFSPLMAIAFCGAVYLGRRKLWLVPFAALLLSDLFLDRYYAAQFGYHWDASGMVVRTLAFAAAVAIGFAVARRKSWLNLASGILGASVLFYLATNTVSWAGDVAYAKSAAGWWQAMTIGHPEFPPTLFFFRNSLVSDLLFTGAFALAMEWAALRRAQPTLLRTADVT from the coding sequence ATGCTCATCGCCGCCCTCCTGCTTGTCCTCGCCTGTGGCTATCGAGTGGTCGCGGCGCTCACGCCCGATCTCGCCAACTTCTCGCCCTTGATGGCGATCGCGTTCTGTGGCGCAGTTTATCTCGGCCGCCGCAAACTGTGGCTCGTGCCGTTCGCCGCGCTCCTGCTGTCCGATTTGTTTCTCGACCGGTATTATGCCGCGCAATTCGGCTATCATTGGGACGCCAGCGGAATGGTGGTTCGCACGTTGGCGTTCGCGGCGGCGGTGGCGATCGGGTTCGCTGTCGCCCGCCGGAAGAGCTGGCTGAATCTCGCGTCGGGGATACTGGGCGCCTCGGTGCTATTTTATCTGGCGACGAACACCGTCTCATGGGCGGGCGACGTTGCCTATGCCAAATCCGCCGCGGGTTGGTGGCAGGCGATGACGATCGGCCACCCGGAATTTCCGCCCACCTTGTTTTTCTTCCGCAACTCGCTGGTGAGCGATCTGCTCTTCACCGGCGCATTTGCCCTGGCAATGGAATGGGCCGCTCTACGGCGAGCTCAACCGACCCTGTTGCGAACGGCCGACGTCACCTGA
- the pyrF gene encoding orotidine-5'-phosphate decarboxylase: protein MACDLILVLDAPSPRDLAPVLRQLQGTVRWVKVGLEMFTACGPDAVREIADYGFNVFLDLKLHDIPNTVAKAVASAARLPIGMLTVHTSGGREMMQWAAKSAHEHAPHLLLLGVTVLTSMSAAGLAETGVAASPEQQVVRLGRLATDSGLRGLVCSPLEIAPLRSALPPDIALVTPGIRPRDARGDDQTRIMTPGDAARTGATFIVVGRPIFQAPDPAAAARAILAELSTA, encoded by the coding sequence ATGGCCTGTGACTTGATCCTCGTTCTCGACGCCCCTTCTCCCCGCGACCTCGCGCCCGTGCTCCGGCAACTGCAAGGAACCGTGCGCTGGGTGAAGGTTGGATTGGAAATGTTCACCGCGTGCGGCCCCGATGCCGTGCGTGAAATCGCCGATTACGGCTTCAACGTCTTTCTCGACCTCAAGCTCCACGACATTCCCAACACCGTGGCGAAAGCCGTGGCCTCCGCCGCCCGCCTGCCCATCGGCATGCTCACGGTGCACACCTCGGGCGGTCGCGAAATGATGCAGTGGGCCGCCAAATCCGCTCATGAGCACGCGCCCCATCTCCTCCTCCTCGGCGTCACCGTGCTCACCTCGATGAGCGCCGCCGGCCTCGCCGAAACCGGCGTCGCCGCATCGCCCGAACAGCAAGTCGTCCGCCTCGGCCGCCTCGCGACCGACTCCGGCCTCCGCGGCCTCGTGTGTTCGCCGCTCGAGATCGCGCCGCTCCGCTCCGCCTTGCCACCCGACATTGCCTTGGTCACGCCCGGCATTCGCCCGCGCGATGCCCGCGGCGACGATCAGACCCGCATCATGACGCCGGGCGATGCCGCCCGCACCGGTGCGACGTTCATCGTCGTCGGCCGTCCTATTTTCCAAGCCCCGGATCCCGCCGCGGCGGCGCGCGCGATCCTCGCCGAACTTTCCACCGCATGA
- the ptsP gene encoding phosphoenolpyruvate--protein phosphotransferase, with protein sequence MSAASPTDETTVQGIAASPGIAYGQAFLYLQSDVEVPNYQVDAAKRLEEVGRFERGLLTTRQQIAKIQAEVAKNLGPEEALIFDAHLLVLEDQALIAETIREFESTHLNIETCFNKVSQRYVQAFSEIDDEYLRERAGDIRDVAQRVLQNLLGQAENSLSRLVDQRIVVANDISPSDSASIDRSAALAIVTDSGSRTSHAVIVARSMKVPAVVGVRDLTTRLKANDWVLVDGYDGLVILNPSESTLFRYGKIQAAKKSLESRLLEANREPAITLDGEKVAIMANIEKVDEIRLVQDYSAEGVGLFRTEYLYLNSARMPSEGEQFVAYKTVAEALAPHPVVIRTLDLGGDKPMASNPALFPKESNPFMGFRAIRFCLENPGIFKDQLRAILLASAFGNVKLMYPMISGREELARANAVLAECKAELRAKGQAFDEHMAVGAMIEIPSAAVTADVLAQDCDFFSVGTNDLIQYLLAIDRVNDRIAHLYEPAHPAVIRTLKQIVDEARKQKISVSVCGEMAADPVFVPLLLGLGVDCLSMTPPQIPAVKYAIRSMAMGDARRLAAEALRMTSPKAILAMCEDFYRSRTNADPEAG encoded by the coding sequence ATGTCCGCCGCCAGCCCTACAGACGAAACCACGGTCCAAGGCATCGCCGCTTCGCCCGGCATCGCCTACGGTCAGGCGTTTCTGTATCTGCAAAGCGACGTGGAGGTGCCGAATTATCAGGTCGATGCGGCGAAACGGCTCGAGGAAGTGGGGCGGTTTGAACGAGGCTTGCTGACGACGCGCCAGCAGATCGCGAAGATCCAGGCGGAGGTGGCGAAAAATCTCGGTCCAGAGGAGGCGTTGATCTTCGACGCGCACCTGCTCGTGCTCGAGGATCAGGCGTTGATCGCCGAAACGATCCGCGAGTTCGAGAGCACGCACCTGAACATTGAGACGTGTTTCAACAAAGTTTCGCAGCGTTACGTGCAGGCGTTTTCGGAGATCGACGACGAATACCTGCGGGAGCGCGCGGGGGACATCCGCGATGTCGCGCAACGCGTGCTGCAAAACCTGCTCGGCCAGGCGGAGAACAGCCTGAGCCGGCTCGTCGATCAGCGGATCGTGGTGGCGAATGACATCTCGCCGTCCGATTCAGCGAGCATCGATCGCAGCGCGGCGCTCGCGATCGTGACCGATTCCGGCAGCCGCACGAGCCATGCGGTGATCGTGGCGCGTTCGATGAAAGTGCCGGCGGTCGTGGGCGTGCGCGATCTCACCACGCGGCTGAAGGCCAACGATTGGGTGCTCGTGGATGGCTACGACGGGCTCGTGATCCTTAATCCGTCGGAGTCCACGCTGTTTCGTTACGGCAAAATTCAGGCGGCGAAAAAGTCGTTGGAGTCGCGTTTGCTTGAGGCGAACCGGGAGCCCGCGATCACGCTCGATGGCGAGAAAGTCGCGATCATGGCGAACATCGAGAAGGTGGACGAGATTCGTCTGGTGCAGGACTACAGCGCGGAAGGCGTGGGCCTGTTTCGCACCGAATATCTCTATTTGAACTCGGCGCGGATGCCGTCGGAGGGCGAACAGTTCGTGGCGTATAAAACGGTGGCGGAAGCGCTGGCGCCTCATCCGGTGGTCATTCGCACGCTCGACCTCGGCGGCGACAAGCCGATGGCGAGCAACCCGGCGTTGTTTCCGAAGGAGAGCAATCCGTTCATGGGGTTTCGGGCGATCCGGTTCTGTCTCGAGAATCCGGGGATTTTCAAGGATCAGCTCCGCGCGATCCTGCTTGCGAGTGCTTTCGGCAACGTGAAGCTGATGTATCCGATGATCAGCGGCCGCGAGGAACTGGCCCGGGCCAACGCCGTGCTGGCGGAGTGCAAGGCGGAGTTGCGGGCCAAGGGGCAGGCGTTTGACGAACACATGGCGGTCGGCGCGATGATTGAGATTCCCAGCGCAGCGGTCACGGCCGACGTGCTGGCGCAGGACTGCGATTTTTTCAGCGTCGGGACGAACGATTTGATTCAATACCTGCTGGCCATCGATCGCGTGAACGACCGCATTGCGCATCTTTACGAGCCCGCGCATCCGGCCGTGATTCGCACGCTGAAGCAAATCGTGGACGAGGCGCGCAAACAGAAGATTTCCGTGAGCGTCTGCGGCGAGATGGCGGCGGATCCGGTGTTTGTGCCGTTGTTGCTCGGGCTCGGGGTCGACTGCCTGAGTATGACGCCGCCCCAAATCCCGGCCGTGAAATACGCGATTCGGTCGATGGCGATGGGTGACGCGCGGCGACTGGCCGCGGAGGCGTTGCGGATGACCTCGCCGAAGGCGATTTTGGCGATGTGCGAGGATTTCTACCGGTCGCGCACGAACGCCGATCCGGAAGCCGGGTAA
- the ispD gene encoding 2-C-methyl-D-erythritol 4-phosphate cytidylyltransferase, which produces MSRTAAILLAAGASRRMLGKVEDKILAPLAGKPVIAHSAGAFVASGVADFYVVVCRDLAQQRALMCYVPTPAVFVRGGRERQHSVANALEALPGDVEYVYIHDCARPLVRPEQLVALHKIVRREDAVVLAHRVTDTIKEHRDDARLRTLDRSRLWAMETPQVFATDLIARAYAKVIDRGRSITDDASAVELLGHPIALLENAYPNPKLTSPQDLAYLEFLLTHESAGI; this is translated from the coding sequence ATGAGCCGCACCGCCGCCATCCTCCTCGCCGCCGGCGCCAGCCGCCGCATGCTCGGCAAAGTCGAAGACAAGATTCTCGCCCCGCTGGCCGGGAAACCCGTCATCGCCCACTCCGCCGGCGCTTTCGTCGCCAGCGGTGTGGCCGATTTTTACGTCGTCGTCTGCCGCGACCTCGCCCAGCAGCGCGCCCTGATGTGCTACGTTCCTACGCCCGCCGTTTTCGTCCGCGGCGGCCGCGAGCGGCAGCACTCTGTTGCCAACGCCCTCGAAGCGCTCCCCGGCGATGTCGAATACGTTTACATCCACGACTGCGCCCGTCCACTCGTCCGCCCCGAGCAACTCGTCGCCCTGCACAAAATCGTGCGCCGCGAAGACGCGGTCGTGCTCGCACATCGCGTGACCGACACCATCAAGGAGCATCGCGATGACGCCCGCTTACGCACGCTCGACCGCTCCCGCCTCTGGGCCATGGAAACGCCGCAGGTTTTCGCCACGGATCTGATCGCACGCGCCTACGCCAAAGTCATCGACCGCGGCCGCAGCATCACCGACGATGCTTCCGCCGTCGAGCTCCTCGGGCACCCCATCGCCCTGCTGGAAAACGCCTATCCCAATCCCAAGCTCACTTCGCCGCAGGATTTGGCGTATCTCGAATTTCTGCTCACGCACGAATCAGCGGGCATTTGA
- the ispF gene encoding 2-C-methyl-D-erythritol 2,4-cyclodiphosphate synthase, which translates to MNFRIGHGYDIHRLVSGRPLVLGGVRFDTDYGLDGHSDADCLTHAICDALLGAAGLPDIGHFFPNTDPAYKNIDSQVLLTRVCGELSRRGFAISNLDATVVAEKPKIYPRLDEMKAALAKSTHLPVANIGLKATTNEGVGDLGRALAIAAHAVALIVKA; encoded by the coding sequence GTGAACTTTCGCATCGGTCATGGCTACGACATTCACCGCCTCGTTTCCGGTCGCCCGCTCGTGCTCGGCGGCGTGAGGTTTGACACCGATTACGGCCTCGACGGGCACAGCGACGCCGACTGCCTCACCCACGCGATCTGCGATGCCCTCCTCGGCGCCGCCGGCCTGCCCGACATCGGCCATTTCTTCCCCAACACCGATCCGGCCTACAAAAACATCGACTCACAGGTCCTGCTCACTCGTGTGTGCGGCGAACTTTCCCGCCGCGGTTTTGCGATCTCCAACCTCGATGCCACGGTCGTCGCGGAGAAGCCGAAAATCTATCCGCGGCTGGATGAGATGAAGGCTGCGCTCGCCAAATCCACCCATCTCCCCGTCGCCAATATCGGTCTGAAGGCGACGACCAACGAAGGCGTCGGCGATCTCGGTCGCGCGCTCGCGATTGCGGCGCACGCGGTTGCTCTCATCGTCAAGGCGTGA
- the def gene encoding peptide deformylase yields MPLQIVHFDHAVLRRKGALVTTFDPSLRRLATEMTASMHDAHGIGLAAQQIGEPLQLCVIDLRAVDPDFDWRLDGARPPLELIMPMTLVNPQVTVSPLAGEDIYEEGCLSFPEIRGDVKRPDRISVTYSDEHGVPHALECTGLFARCVQHEVDHLNGVLFIDRMTKRVRHKIDDAVKELARQTRATGAP; encoded by the coding sequence ATGCCGCTGCAGATTGTTCACTTCGACCACGCCGTCCTCCGCCGCAAGGGTGCGCTCGTCACCACCTTCGATCCTTCGCTGCGCCGTTTGGCGACCGAGATGACGGCCAGCATGCACGACGCCCACGGCATCGGCCTCGCCGCTCAACAAATCGGCGAACCCTTGCAACTTTGCGTGATCGATCTGCGAGCAGTGGATCCCGATTTCGACTGGCGGCTCGACGGCGCGCGCCCGCCCTTGGAATTGATCATGCCGATGACGCTGGTGAATCCGCAGGTGACCGTCTCGCCCTTGGCCGGCGAAGATATTTACGAAGAGGGATGCCTCTCGTTTCCGGAGATTCGGGGCGATGTGAAGCGCCCGGACCGGATCAGCGTCACTTACTCGGATGAACACGGCGTGCCGCACGCGTTGGAGTGCACAGGGCTTTTCGCGCGTTGCGTGCAACACGAAGTGGATCACCTCAACGGCGTGCTCTTCATCGACCGCATGACCAAGCGAGTGCGGCACAAGATCGACGACGCCGTCAAAGAACTCGCGCGTCAGACTCGCGCCACCGGCGCGCCATGA
- a CDS encoding peptide ABC transporter substrate-binding protein: MRPRPLFVSCLLAACAFGLAACGPRETVVQRGDRDQVLHRGIGADLADLDPHLATQAGDYNVLSALLEGLVSEDPVDLHPVPGVAERWDISPDGLTYTFHLRADARWSDGEPVTAQDFVASFRRMLTPSLAADYAPMLYVIQGAEAFHHGQADFSTVGVVAPDARTLRVTLDHAVPYFLSLLNHTAWFPVPLRVIEKYGSTTERGNAWARPGRFVGNGPFNLKAWHAGQEIVVVKSPTYWDAAHVRLTAIHFHAYDSIDAEERAFRAGQLHLTEALPPSKIAAYRRDDPALLRIDPLVGTYFYRLNVRRPFLNDVRIRRALSLAVDRSAIVEKILGGGQLPAHAFTPPGIAGYTSRAQVVTDFDAARQLLADAGYPGGKGIPPLELLFNSSETHRLIAEAVQATWRRELGVDVRLVNQDLNSTLDARRTGNFQILRSVWTADYLDPNSFLAIWTGSSGNNYTGWADSGYDSLLFAADRTADRTARFALLQKAEGVLLDAAPLIPIYHYTHVFVIRPSVHGWHPTLLDHHPYKYVYLATP, from the coding sequence GTGCGCCCGCGACCTCTTTTCGTCTCCTGCCTGCTCGCCGCCTGCGCATTCGGCCTCGCCGCCTGCGGCCCCCGCGAAACCGTGGTCCAGCGCGGCGACCGCGACCAAGTGCTCCACCGCGGCATCGGCGCCGACCTCGCCGATCTCGATCCGCACCTCGCCACGCAAGCAGGCGACTACAACGTCCTCTCCGCACTCCTCGAAGGCTTGGTCAGCGAAGATCCCGTCGACCTGCACCCCGTCCCCGGCGTCGCTGAACGCTGGGACATCTCCCCCGACGGCCTCACCTACACCTTCCACCTTCGGGCTGATGCGCGTTGGTCCGACGGCGAACCCGTGACCGCGCAGGATTTCGTCGCTTCATTCCGGCGCATGCTCACGCCCTCGCTCGCCGCCGATTACGCGCCGATGCTCTACGTGATCCAAGGCGCGGAAGCGTTTCACCACGGCCAGGCCGATTTTTCGACCGTTGGCGTGGTCGCCCCGGACGCCCGCACGTTGCGGGTGACGCTCGATCACGCCGTCCCCTATTTTCTCTCGCTGCTCAACCACACCGCGTGGTTTCCCGTCCCGCTCCGCGTGATCGAAAAATATGGTTCCACCACCGAGCGCGGCAACGCCTGGGCCCGCCCGGGCCGCTTCGTCGGCAATGGCCCCTTCAACCTCAAAGCGTGGCACGCCGGGCAGGAAATCGTCGTCGTAAAGTCGCCCACCTACTGGGACGCCGCGCACGTGCGCCTCACCGCCATTCATTTCCACGCTTACGACAGCATCGATGCCGAAGAGCGCGCCTTTCGCGCCGGCCAGCTTCATCTCACCGAAGCACTGCCCCCTTCGAAAATCGCCGCCTACCGGCGCGATGACCCCGCGCTGCTGCGCATCGACCCGCTCGTTGGCACCTACTTTTACCGCCTCAACGTCCGGCGCCCGTTTCTGAACGACGTCCGCATCCGCCGCGCGCTTTCCCTCGCCGTGGATCGCTCCGCCATCGTCGAAAAAATCCTCGGAGGCGGCCAGCTGCCCGCGCACGCCTTCACGCCTCCCGGCATCGCCGGCTACACTTCGCGCGCGCAAGTGGTCACGGATTTCGACGCGGCACGGCAGCTCCTCGCCGACGCCGGCTATCCCGGCGGCAAGGGCATTCCCCCGCTCGAATTATTGTTCAACAGCTCCGAAACACACCGGCTCATCGCCGAAGCCGTGCAGGCGACGTGGCGGCGCGAGCTCGGCGTCGACGTGCGTCTCGTCAACCAAGACCTCAACAGCACCCTCGACGCCCGCCGGACCGGAAATTTCCAGATTCTGCGCTCCGTCTGGACCGCCGATTATCTCGATCCGAATTCCTTCCTCGCCATCTGGACCGGCAGCAGCGGCAACAATTACACCGGCTGGGCAGACTCCGGCTACGATTCACTCCTCTTTGCCGCCGACCGCACGGCCGACCGCACCGCCCGTTTCGCGCTCCTCCAAAAAGCCGAAGGTGTTCTCCTCGACGCTGCGCCGCTGATTCCGATTTACCACTACACGCACGTCTTCGTCATTCGACCATCGGTGCACGGCTGGCATCCCACCCTGCTCGATCACCATCCCTACAAATACGTTTACCTCGCAACGCCGTAA
- a CDS encoding class I SAM-dependent rRNA methyltransferase → MQPESKQPSGPSSANKAVPEYDRATWPKPWAQLKYFTFQPAIFPRLLGHVSSDARPGDWVNVYDKNGRLAGAGLFNPRAKIPLRVVAHGTEPVSEAYFELAIRRAVALRREVFKLDEHTDAYRLINSDGDGLSGLTIDRYADVLFCEVYSLGIALRLPAWLPLLHELAGTKFARVSVDHDLGSLEGIRPSTFNETNAAAPRTVKIREHGVRYEVDFAEGHKTGFFCDQRENRRAIARFTPGARVLDLCCYTGGFSLCAKVLGGAADVTSVDLDEVAIAQAKRNANLNQARLKFVHADAFAYVRQMQQNGESWDVVVLDPPKFIFTRDEHGNWEGRQKYEDLNQLAISLVRPGGIFVTCSCSGLLSLEDFEEHVIRGAHRLNRRLQFFDRTGPGPDHPVYSNCLESRYLKVLWARVV, encoded by the coding sequence GTGCAGCCCGAATCAAAACAGCCTTCAGGTCCGTCATCCGCGAACAAAGCGGTGCCCGAATATGACCGCGCAACGTGGCCGAAGCCGTGGGCGCAGTTGAAATATTTCACGTTTCAACCGGCGATTTTTCCGCGGTTGCTGGGGCACGTGTCGTCCGACGCGCGTCCGGGCGACTGGGTGAATGTCTACGACAAGAATGGGCGGCTGGCGGGAGCCGGGTTGTTCAACCCCCGGGCGAAAATTCCGCTGCGCGTGGTGGCGCATGGCACGGAGCCGGTGAGCGAAGCGTATTTTGAGCTGGCGATCCGGCGGGCGGTGGCGCTGCGGCGCGAGGTGTTCAAGCTCGATGAACACACGGATGCGTATCGGCTGATCAACTCCGATGGAGATGGGTTGAGCGGACTGACGATCGATCGTTACGCGGATGTGCTGTTCTGCGAAGTTTACAGCCTCGGGATCGCGCTGCGGCTGCCTGCGTGGCTGCCATTGTTGCATGAACTGGCGGGGACGAAATTTGCGCGGGTCAGTGTGGATCACGATTTGGGCAGCCTCGAAGGGATCCGTCCGTCGACGTTTAACGAGACCAACGCGGCGGCGCCGCGCACGGTGAAAATCCGCGAGCACGGCGTGCGTTACGAGGTCGATTTCGCGGAAGGGCACAAGACTGGTTTCTTCTGTGACCAGCGGGAGAACCGGCGCGCAATTGCGCGTTTCACGCCGGGTGCGCGCGTGCTGGATCTGTGCTGTTACACCGGCGGCTTTTCGTTGTGTGCGAAAGTGCTGGGCGGCGCCGCCGACGTGACGAGCGTGGATCTCGACGAGGTGGCGATCGCCCAGGCGAAGCGCAACGCGAACCTGAATCAGGCGCGGTTGAAATTCGTGCACGCGGACGCGTTCGCCTACGTGCGGCAGATGCAGCAGAACGGGGAGTCGTGGGACGTCGTGGTGCTTGACCCGCCGAAGTTTATTTTCACGCGCGATGAGCACGGAAACTGGGAAGGTCGCCAGAAATACGAGGATTTGAACCAGCTCGCGATTTCCTTGGTGAGACCGGGCGGGATTTTCGTGACGTGCTCGTGCTCCGGTCTGCTCAGCCTGGAGGATTTCGAGGAGCACGTCATCCGCGGGGCGCATCGGTTGAACCGGCGGTTGCAGTTTTTCGACCGCACGGGGCCGGGGCCCGATCATCCCGTCTATTCCAATTGTTTGGAAAGCCGTTATCTCAAGGTGCTCTGGGCGCGAGTCGTGTAG